One genomic region from Prunus persica cultivar Lovell chromosome G3, Prunus_persica_NCBIv2, whole genome shotgun sequence encodes:
- the LOC18783667 gene encoding plant UBX domain-containing protein 1 isoform X2, whose product MIVDVSSQFSLKRRRFTNIDPMEAEEAKAKLTAAKEKFGREIRVFETSAASSSQTEESVTEETDEFFEFTAEDYYRIMNAKKEDKVLKTRKLKEAEQAARRSRITKTVIRVRFPDNHTLEATFHPSETVQILVDLLTKVVARPELPFYIYTTPPKKQIKDTSQDLYSAGFVPGAIVYFSYNIPKDDASDAKSGPFLQEEIMSLKGLELLTKHAEPVESAPETILEASPPVVQEKKPAEKKPVKPKWLKL is encoded by the exons ATGATCGTTGATGtttcttctcaattttccTTGAAACGAAGGAGGTTCACCAATATTGATCCCATGGAAGCTGAAGAAGCTAAG GCCAAGCTCACAGCAGCAAAAGAAAAGTTCGGGAGAGAAATTCGTGTTTTTGAAACGTcagctgcttcttcttcacaaACGGAGGAGTCTGTTACTG AGGAGACAGAtgaattttttgagtttacaGCAGAGGATTATTATCGGATTATGAATGCCAAAAAGGAAG ATAAGGTTCTAAAAACACGAAAGCTTAAAGAGGCAGAACAGGCAGCCCGCAGGTCAAGGATAACAAAG ACTGTGATCAGGGTTCGATTTCCTGATAATCACACGTTAGAGGCCACTTTTCATCCATCAGAAACAGTTCAGATCTTGGTTGATCTCCTCACGAAAGTAGTTGCTCGACCAGAATTACCATTCTACATAT ATACTACTCCTCCTAAGAAGCAGATAAAAGACACGTCACAGGATTTGTACTCTGCTGGCTTTGTTCCTGGTGCAATTGTGTATTTTTCATATAATATACCAAAAG ATGATGCTTCAGATGCCAAGTCAGGTCCCTTCCTTCAGGAAGAGATCATGTCTTTGAAAGGTTTGGAACTCCTCACTAAACATGCAGAGCCTGTTGAGTCTGCACCAGAAACGATACTAGAGGCATCACCTCCTGTTGTTCAAGAGAAGAAGCCTGCAGAGAAAAAACCTGTTAAGCCGAAGTGGCTGAAACTGTGA
- the LOC18783667 gene encoding plant UBX domain-containing protein 1 isoform X1: MIVDVSSQFSLKRRRFTNIDPMEAEEAKAKLTAAKEKFGREIRVFETSAASSSQTEESVTEETDEFFEFTAEDYYRIMNAKKEDKVLKTRKLKEAEQAARRSRITKTVIRVRFPDNHTLEATFHPSETVQILVDLLTKVVARPELPFYIYTTPPKKQIKDTSQDLYSAGFVPGAIVYFSYNIPKADDASDAKSGPFLQEEIMSLKGLELLTKHAEPVESAPETILEASPPVVQEKKPAEKKPVKPKWLKL, encoded by the exons ATGATCGTTGATGtttcttctcaattttccTTGAAACGAAGGAGGTTCACCAATATTGATCCCATGGAAGCTGAAGAAGCTAAG GCCAAGCTCACAGCAGCAAAAGAAAAGTTCGGGAGAGAAATTCGTGTTTTTGAAACGTcagctgcttcttcttcacaaACGGAGGAGTCTGTTACTG AGGAGACAGAtgaattttttgagtttacaGCAGAGGATTATTATCGGATTATGAATGCCAAAAAGGAAG ATAAGGTTCTAAAAACACGAAAGCTTAAAGAGGCAGAACAGGCAGCCCGCAGGTCAAGGATAACAAAG ACTGTGATCAGGGTTCGATTTCCTGATAATCACACGTTAGAGGCCACTTTTCATCCATCAGAAACAGTTCAGATCTTGGTTGATCTCCTCACGAAAGTAGTTGCTCGACCAGAATTACCATTCTACATAT ATACTACTCCTCCTAAGAAGCAGATAAAAGACACGTCACAGGATTTGTACTCTGCTGGCTTTGTTCCTGGTGCAATTGTGTATTTTTCATATAATATACCAAAAG CAGATGATGCTTCAGATGCCAAGTCAGGTCCCTTCCTTCAGGAAGAGATCATGTCTTTGAAAGGTTTGGAACTCCTCACTAAACATGCAGAGCCTGTTGAGTCTGCACCAGAAACGATACTAGAGGCATCACCTCCTGTTGTTCAAGAGAAGAAGCCTGCAGAGAAAAAACCTGTTAAGCCGAAGTGGCTGAAACTGTGA
- the LOC109948211 gene encoding uncharacterized protein LOC109948211: protein MVMGAAGSTVYFNLRLRHPTLDMPLIDYDLALLFQPMLMLGISIGVAFNVMFANWMVTVLLIILFLGTAAKALMKGIETWKKETMMKKEAEKQLESESKPGVAEGSGEDYKLLPSGPASLPDEQVSSKNILSRYSFATSLLSAIFKWFQLLFY, encoded by the exons ATGGTAATGGGTGCTGCAGGTTCAACAGTATACTTCAATTTGAGACTTAGGCACCCAACACTGGACATGCCCCTTATAGATTATGATCTAGCATTGCTCTTTCAGCCAATGCTCATGCTAGGCATCAGCATAGGAGTTGCCTTCAACGTCATGTTCGCCAACTGGATGGTCACAGTTCTACTTATCATTCTCTTCTTAG GTACAGCAGCAAAAGCTTTAATGAAGGGCATAGAAACATGGAAGAAAGAGACAATGATGAAGAAG GAAGCAGAAAAGCAGTTGGAATCGGAGTCCAAACCTGGCG TTGCAGAGGGTTCTGGAGAAGACTATAAACTGCTACCTAGTGGTCCAGCTTCATTGCCAGATGAGCAGGTAAGTTCCAAGAACATTCTAAGCCGGTATTCTTTTGCAACTTCTTTGTTATCTGCAATTTTTAAGTGGTTTCAGCTTTTGTTCTATTGA
- the LOC18784066 gene encoding putative SWI/SNF-related matrix-associated actin-dependent regulator of chromatin subfamily A member 3-like 2 — MKRKIIIKLTCDLPHAITCGTRVTSRACDKSLHPAIHISPSPPFLMSLQSHSRLFLLQTHYAKTKPLPSCTAAHLSTGVLQNSDLSETLIANSKPAPAGVSHSILHSRTSIRTRVIRVRVFVCRKIFTMGNKVTEELLSTVRTIVGSAYSDMDIIRALHMANNDVTAAINIIFDTPSFKSKERSGFPKKPKLLSSEVVNSNQNGGQKSNCSLENEGNGGRCPSNSGVDVVEDVARCESLVGSEWWFVGCSEVAGLSTCRGRRIKAGDEVDFTFPLKSSSISPSPGKGFGRGRQVAACSEIVRFSTKDSGEIGRIPKEWARCLLPIVRDKKIRIEGHCKSAPDILSIMDTIVLSISVYINSSMFLKQNKTSLKAANNSTEETVVHPLPTLFRLLGLTPFKKAEFTPSDLYTRKRPLDPKDSSGLCAPMPLANKPKNPGRNGGEVENEESISDADLDNIVGVGDSSQLEEMDPPSTLQCELRPYQKQALHWMIQLEKGQCIDEGAMTLHPCWEAYRLADKRDCVIYLNAFSGDATTEFPSTLQMARGGILADSMGLGKTIMTIALLLAHSGHGLSGSHPTSQSSSEDIEISDISDHSPSSLPKKVTSFSGFDKFMKRKNTLADGGSLIICPMTLLGQWKAEIETHAQPGSLSVYVHYGQSRQKDAKLLAQSDVVITSYGVLASEFSVENPKDNGGLYSVSWFRVVLDEAHTIKSSKSQISVAAAALVAGRRWCLTGTPIQNNLEDIYSLLRFLRVEPWGNWAWWNKLIQKPFEEGDERGLNLVQSILKPIMLRRTKFSTDRDGRPILVLPPADIQVIYCELTEAEKDFYEALFKRSKVKFDQFVEQGRVLHNYASILELLLRLRQCCDHPFLVMSRGDTQEFSDLNKLARRFLKGSQNSLEGEAKDLPSRAYVQEVVEEMRKGEHVECPICLEAFEDAVLTPCAHRLCRECLLASWRNSTSGLCPVCRKNMSKQDLITAPTESRFQVDVEKNWVESSKVNILLRELESLRLSGSKSIVFSQWTAFLDLLQIPLSRSNIPFLRLDGTLNQQQREQVLKQFSEDSDILVLLMSLKAGGVGINLTAASNAFVLDPWWNPAVEEQAVMRIHRIGQTKRVMIRRFIMKGTVEEKMEAVQARKQRLISGALTDQEVRTARIEELKMLFT; from the exons atgaaaagaaaaatcattattAAATTAACATGTGACCTTCCACATGCAATCACATGCGGAACACGTGTCACGTCACGTGCGTGTGATAAAAGCCTCCATCCCGCAATTCATATATCACCGTCCCCGCCATTTCTCATGTCTTTACAATCTCACTCGCGCCTTTTTCTGTTGCAGACACACTATGCTAAAACTAAGCCTCTGCCATCTTGTACCGCCGCGCATCTTAGCACTGGGGTTTTGCAAAACTCCGACCTCTCTGAAACCCTAATTGCTAATTCTAAACCAGCCCCAGCAGGAGTCTCACACTCAATCCTACACTCTCGAACTTCAATTCGCACACGTGtaattagggttagggtttttgttTGTCGAAAAATTTTCACGATGGGGAACAAGGTTACGGAGGAACTGTTGTCTACCGTCCGAACAATCGTCGGCTCGGCATACTCGGACATGGACATAATCAGAGCGCTGCACATGGCCAACAACGACGTCACCGCCGCAATCAACATAATCTTCGACACGCCCAGTTTCAAATCGAAAGAAAGATCAGGTTTTCCAAAGAAGCCCAAACTTTTGAGCTCCGAGGTCGTGAATTCGAACCAGAATGGCGGTCAGAAGAGTAATTGCTCATTGGAGAACGAAGGAAATGGTGGTAGATGTCCCAGTAATTCAGGTGTTGACGTTGTTGAAGATGTTGCTCGGTGTGAGAGCTTGGTGGGGAGCGAGTGGTGGTTTGTGGGCTGCAGCGAAGTGGCCGGTCTATCAACGTGTAGAGGTAGGAGGATCAAGGCTGGAGACGAAGTGGATTTCACTTTTCCTTTAAAGAGCAGTTCGATTTCGCCGTCTCCCGGCAAGGGTTTTGGGAGGGGACGTCAGGTGGCCGCTTGTTCAGAGATTGTGAGGTTCTCAACAAAAGATTCGGGAGAG ATTGGTCGAATACCTAAGGAATGGGCTCGGTGTCTATTGCCAATTGTGAGGGATAAGAAGATTAGAATTGAGGGGCATTGCAAATCTGCTCCTGATATCTTGAGCATTATGGACACCATTGTTTTGTCAATAAG CGTGTATATCAATAGTTCAATGTTCCTCAAGCAAAACAAGACCTCGCTTAAGGCAGCGAATAACTCCACAGAGGAAACAGTGGTTCATCCTCTCCCAACATTGTTCCGGTTGCTAGGCCTAACTCCTTTCAAGAAG gCAGAATTCACTCCCAGTGACTTGTATACGAGAAAGCGCCCTTTGGACCCAAAG GACAGTTCTGGGCTTTGTGCCCCAATGCCACTTGCCAATAAGCCTAAAAACCCTGGTAGAAATGGAGGTGAAGTTGAAAATGAGGAGTCCATTTCAGATGCTGACCTTGATAACATTGTTGGTGTTGGAGACAGCTCTCAGCTAGAG GAAATGGATCCTCCAAGCACACTTCAGTGTGAACTTCGTCCATACCAGAAGCAGGCTCTCCATTGGATGATCCAACTGGAAAAAGGACAATGCATCGATGAGGGAGCAATGACTCTTCACCCTTGTTGGGAGGCATATCGTCTTGCAGACAA GAGAGACTGTGTTATCTATTTGAATGCGTTTTCTGGGGATGCAACAACAGAATTTCCAAGCACACTTCAAATGGCCAGAGGAGGA ATTCTGGCTGATTCTATGGGCTTGGGGAAGACCATTATGACAATAGCACTCCTTCTTGCTCATTCAGGACATGGATTATCAGGTAGTCACCCCACAAGCCAGTCCTCCAGTGAAGATATTGAAATTAGTGACATTTCAGACCATTCCCCATCAAGCCTACCAAAGAAGGTCACAAGCTTTTCAGGATTTGATAAGTTTATGAAGCGAAAAAACACCCTTGCAGATGGTGGCAGTTTGATTATATGCCCTATGACTCTTCTAGGCCAGTGGAAG GCAGAGATTGAAACTCATGCGCAACCTGGATCTTTATCGGTATATGTTCATTATGGACAAAGTAGGCAGAAGGATGCAAAACTTTTAGCTCAAAGTGATGTTGTAATCACTTCATACGGAGTGTTAGCCTCAGAATTTTCTGTAGAG AATCCTAAGGACAATGGGGGACTTTACTCGGTTAGTTGGTTTAGAGTGGTTCTTGATGAGGCGCATACCATAAAATCCTCTAAGAGCCAAATttctgttgctgctgctgctttagTTGCTGGTCGTCGATGGTGTCTTACTGGCACACCAATACAG AACAACCTGGAGGACATTTACAGTCTTCTTCGATTTTTAAGGGTTGAACCTTGGGGAAACTGGGCATG GTGGAATAAACTCATCCAAAAACCTTTTGAGGAGGGTGATGAGAGAGGGTTGAATTTGGTTCAATCCATCTTAAAGCCAATCATGTTAAGGAGAACCAAGTTTAGCACAGATCGCGATGGCAG GCCAATTTTAGTCCTTCCCCCAGCTGATATTCAGGTGATTTACTGTGAACTCACAGAAGCTGAAAAAGACTTCTATGAGGCCCTCTTTAAAAGATCAAAG GTGAAGTTTGATCAATTTGTGGAGCAAGGACGGGTTCTTCATAATTATGCATCCATATTGGAGTTACTTTTACGTCTTCGCCAATGTTGTGATCATCCGTTTCTTGTGATGAG TCGAGGTGATACACAAGAATTTTCTGACCTGAATAAGCTAGCTAGGCGTTTCCTTAAAGGCAGCCAGAACTCTTTGGAAGGGGAAGCCAAAGATCTGCCTTCACGGGCTTATGTTCAAGAAGTTGTAGAAGAAATGCGTAAGGGGGAACATGTAGAGTGTCCAATATGTCTTGAAGCCTTTGAAGATGCGGTGTTGACACCTTGTGCTCACCGCTTATGCCGTGAATGTCTCTTGGCAAGTTGGCGGAATTCAACTTCTGGTTTATGTCCTGTGTGTAG GAAGAACATGAGTAAGCAAGATCTTATTACAGCACCAACTGAGAGTCGATTCCAGGTTGATGTTGAGAAAAACTGGGTGGAATCATCCAAAGTTAATATTCTTCTGCGTGAACTTGAATCTCTTCGCTTGTCAGGCTCAAAGAGCATTGTCTTCAGCCAGTGGACAGCTTTTCTGGACCTCTTGCAGATCCCTCTTTCTCG GAGTAACATTCCATTTCTTCGCCTTGATGGGACGCTGAATCAACAGCAGCGTGAACAAGTGTTAAAACAGTTTTCAGAAGATAGTGACATTCTG GTGTTACTGATGTCACTGAAGGCAGGAGGAGTTGGAATAAATCTAACGGCAGCATCAAATGCCTTTGTCTTG GATCCATGGTGGAATCCAGCTGTGGAGGAACAAGCTGTCATGCGTATTCATCGTATTGGTCAAACAAAAAGGGTGATGATCAGGCGGTTTATCATGAAG GGAACGGTTGAGGAGAAAATGGAAGCAGTACAAGCACGTAAGCAGCGACTCATTTCGGGTGCTTTGACTGACCAAGAAGTTCGAACTGCTCGCATAGAGGAACTAAAGATGCTTTTTACTTGA
- the LOC18782686 gene encoding uncharacterized protein LOC18782686, producing the protein MESTLKIYIDKDGNKPIFHQPILKGLYASEGWLLKLMQGYKRFIVKDPRKAHLFYRPFSSRMLEYTLYVRNSHNRTNLCQFLKEYSEKIAANKFEFDGKLNPTFLEGAFKLPLSSIRAYLKETITPRLVRGGFAGITRPDRPGLDLSKQPPAVRLNKELDFILTFKLKEEDLIRESGIPYTIVRPCALTEEPAGANLIFDQGDNITGKISREEVAHICVGALESPYASGETFEVKSVVPFTVDPQNPPPEKDYNVYFKTLKDGITGKEILEQDPVPV; encoded by the exons ATGGAAAGCACACTGAAAATCTATATCGACAAGGATGGAAACAAGCCCATCTTCCATCAACCAATACTCAAGGGGTTATATGCTTCAGAGGGATGGTTATTGAAACTGATGCAGGGATATAAGCGCTTTATTGTGAAGGATCCACGAAAGGCGCATCTGTTTTATAGGCCATTTAGTTCACGGATGCTAGAGTACACTCTATATGTACGCAACTCTCACAACCGTACAAACCTATGCCAATTTTTGAAGGAATATTCTGAAAAAATTGCAGCAAA caagtttgaatttgatgggaAACTGAATCCTACTTTTTTGGAAGGGGCATTTAAGCTCCCATTATCAAGCATACGAGCATATCTAAAAGAGACTATTACTCCCAG GCTCGTGCGCGGAGGTTTTGCAGGAATTACCCGACCTGACAGGCCTGGACTTGATCTAAGTAAACAACCTCCTGCTGTTCGCTTAAACAAGGAATTGGATTTTATCCTGACATTCAAGTTGAAG GAGGAGGATTTAATACGGGAAAGTGGAATACCATATACAATTGTGAGGCCTTGTGCATTAACTGAGGAGCCTGCCGGAGCAAATCTCATTTTTGACCAAGGAGACAATATAACG GGTAAGATATCAAGAGAGGAAGTTGCTCATATTTGTGTTGGTGCGTTGGAAAGCCCCTATGCGTCTGGCGAGACATTTGAG GTTAAAAGTGTTGTGCCATTTACAGTGGACCCTCAAAATCCACCCCCCGAGAAGGACTACAATGTTTACTTTAAAACTTTGAAAGATGGAATTACAGGAAAGGAAATCCTCGAACAAGATCCTGTACCAGTGTAA